DNA from Vicinamibacteria bacterium:
GACCGATAGCAACGTCAGAACCCGCGCCGTCGCGGGGTGGAGCTTTTCTTCCGCGAGCGCGGCCCGTCCCGCCTCGGTAATCTGCGCGATCTGCCTCGTCGCCCCGACGTGACCATGGATGTCGCGATGACCAACCACGTAGCCCATGCGTTGGAGCGTGGCAAGGGCTCCTGAAACGCTCTTTCGGCCCATAGCACGCGCGAGCGCCTTGGCCGTCATCGGCCGATCGAGCGCCTCGAGCAGGCGAAGGCCGAGCTTCGATGGAGTCCCGGCGCCCTGCGTCCGCCGGTAGATGATTCGGTCTTCTCGAGGCGTCTCGGGCGGCATCATGGCACGACACACGAGCCCCGGTGCCGCGATGTAATAATCCGAGATCCACCGCGCGAGCCGAATCTGAGAAGGGGTCAGAACCGGCTCGCCATCGAGAAGCGAGCCGAGCGGCTGGAGCGTGGCCCCGTCAGGCAGTCGAGGAGCCTCGTCACGGATCTCGGTGACGCAGCCGATGAGACTCCGCGGGCCGAAGCGAACGCGGGCGCGAAAGCCGGGCTCGGCTCTCAGGAGCCGCTCGGGCACGCCATAGGAGAACGTCTGGGGCAGCGGGAGCGGAAGGGCGACTTCCGCATAACGGGGAAATGGCTGGGGCATCGTCCCGCTCATGGCGGGCTCGCGAGCAAGCGGCGAATCAGCTTCATGTCCTCCCAGCATTCGCGCTTCTTCTCTGGGTTGCGCAGGAGATACGCAGGATGAAACGTAGGGACGAGACGAACGCCGCGATAGGAGAAGATGCGTCCGCGGAGTCGCGAGATACTTTCCTCGGTGCGAAGAAGATTCTGCGTGGCGACCCTTCCGAGCGCGCAGATCACCCTGGGCCGAACCGAATCCACTTGTCGCTCGATGTAGGGTCGGCACCGCTCCACTTCGTCAGGCTCGGGGTCGCGGTTCCGAGGAGGCCGGCATTTGACGACGTTGGTGATATAGACCTCTTCTCGGGTCAGATCGATGGCCTGGATGATTTTGGTGAGGAGCTGACCGGCGGGGCCTACAAAGGGGAAGCCTTGCTGGTCTTCGTCGTAGCCGGGGGCCTCGCCGATGAACATGAGATCGGCGTCGGGATTGCCCATTCCAAAGACGAGGTGTGTGCGCCCATCGCTGAGCCGACACCGGGTGCACTCGCCCAAGTCCCGTCGAATCGCCTCGAGGGTCTCGCGCGAGGCCTTCGCGATCGGTTCGCTGGACGGGGTCTTACGTCGTTCGGATCTCGGAAAGCCGAAGGGTGTGATCGATCCATAGAAGCGAAGTCGCTCGCGAATCTGCTCTTCGATGAACGTTCTATCGCCCACCAACCATCCTCATCCTTTCTCGAACGAGTCGAGAATCCGACGGATTCCCTCATCCAGCCGGGCCGGCCGTGCCCGCTCGGCAAGAACGATGGCCCGCAAAGTCTCCGAGCTCGCGGCAACGTTCTCGTTGATGAGCACATAGTCATAGTCCCGGTAATGGTGAACCTCGCTCCGGGCGTTGATTAGCCTTCCCGCGATTGCCTTCTCCGAGTCCTGTTGGCGCTGCCGCAAGCGATCTTCGAGAGCGGAAAAGGAGGGCGGGAGCACGAAGATCATGATGGCTTCGGGAACCGCGCGTCGGACCTGGGCCGCACCCTGGACGTCCACATCGAGGACGACGTCGTCGCCCCGGGCCCGAATCGTCTCGGTCTGCGAGCGC
Protein-coding regions in this window:
- the gmk gene encoding guanylate kinase; this encodes MTARWGSLFVISAPSGSGKTTLVRNLLASVDSMRFSVSYTTRAKRPSEREGVDYHFVTESGFRKMLAAGDFLEWAEVYGNLYGTSRSQTETIRARGDDVVLDVDVQGAAQVRRAVPEAIMIFVLPPSFSALEDRLRQRQQDSEKAIAGRLINARSEVHHYRDYDYVLINENVAASSETLRAIVLAERARPARLDEGIRRILDSFEKG
- a CDS encoding uracil-DNA glycosylase, with amino-acid sequence MGDRTFIEEQIRERLRFYGSITPFGFPRSERRKTPSSEPIAKASRETLEAIRRDLGECTRCRLSDGRTHLVFGMGNPDADLMFIGEAPGYDEDQQGFPFVGPAGQLLTKIIQAIDLTREEVYITNVVKCRPPRNRDPEPDEVERCRPYIERQVDSVRPRVICALGRVATQNLLRTEESISRLRGRIFSYRGVRLVPTFHPAYLLRNPEKKRECWEDMKLIRRLLASPP